A single window of Salvia splendens isolate huo1 chromosome 6, SspV2, whole genome shotgun sequence DNA harbors:
- the LOC121807747 gene encoding protein RGF1 INDUCIBLE TRANSCRIPTION FACTOR 1-like, with amino-acid sequence MGGQKPAWLEALYLQKFFAPCSIHDAAKKNEKNICCLDCCNSICPHCVLSHRSHRLLQIRRYVYHEVVRLEDLEKLLDCSNIQAYTINAAKVLFIKKRPQNRQFKGSANYCTSCDRSLQEPFIHCSLGCKVEFVLKHYYDLSQLLRVCKTLQLGPDFFIPQDICDDETTNETPNSTVVDSSDEPLSSSSASSGSHNKSFSCTGFVRKKRSGLYVCRRLANKIKGEDMATSMNRRKRVPHRSPLC; translated from the exons ATG GGAGGTCAGAAGCCTGCATGGTTGGAGGCCCTCTATCTGCAGAAATTCTTCGCGCCTTGCTCAATTCACGACGCAGCaaaaaagaatgagaagaataTATGCTGCTTGGATTGCTGCAACAGCATCTGCCCCCACTGCGTCCTCTCCCATCGCTCCCACCGCCTTCTGCAGATTCGCAGGTACGTCTACCATGAGGTCGTCCGCTTGGAGGATCTTGAGAAGCTCTTGGACTGCTCCAACATCCAg GCGTATACGATCAATGCTGCGAAGGTGTTGTTTATAAAGAAGAGACCTCAAAACAGGCAGTTCAAAGGCTCTGCAAACTACTGCACTTCTTGTGATAGGAGCCTCCAAGAGCCTTTCATCCATTGCTCTCTCGGTTGCAAG GTCGAATTTGTGCTGAAGCACTACTATGATTTATCCCAATTGTTGAGAGTGTGCAAGACTCTCCAACTAGGTCCGGACTTCTTCATCCCTCAAGACATCTGCGACGACGAGACGACGAACGAGACACCCAATTCGACGGTAGTGGACAGCAGCGATGAGCCCCTTAGCTCGTCCTCGGCCTCATCGGGGTCCCACAACAAGAGCTTCTCGTGCACCGGGTTcgtgaggaagaagaggagtgGGCTTTATGTGTGTAGGAGATTGGCTAATAAGATCAAAGGAGAGGACATGGCCACTAGCATGAATAGAAGGAAAAGAGTTCCTCATAGGTCACCTTTGTGTTAG